One window of Penaeus chinensis breed Huanghai No. 1 chromosome 34, ASM1920278v2, whole genome shotgun sequence genomic DNA carries:
- the LOC125043734 gene encoding uncharacterized protein LOC125043734, with protein MKTEGKRNSLSANNGILLRPATSNGLGMNANFRLRRKFNKIIKVVIDEPTDLLSWQTTADWTRSSLLQISNVSSLSCLCSTQVPYPSLYHSYGVTSRSTC; from the exons atgaagacagaaggaaaaagaaacag TCTGTCTGCTAACAATGGAATCCTTCTGAGACCAGCAACAAGTAATGGTCTGGGAATGAATGCAAATTTTCGCCTCAGAAGAAAGTTCAACAAAATCATCAAAGTGGTCATCGATGAACCTACAGACCTTTTAAGCTGGCAAACTACTGCGGACTGGACGAGATCATCTTTACTACAAATCTCTAATGTCTCTTCACTCAGCTGTCTCTGCAGTACACAGGTACCTTATCCTAGCTTATACCACTCTTACGGAGTCACTTCTCGAAGCACTTGCTAA